A window of Mustela erminea isolate mMusErm1 chromosome 19, mMusErm1.Pri, whole genome shotgun sequence genomic DNA:
CAGCGCCCGCCGCCACTCCGCCAGCTGACCCCGCAGCAGCGCCACGTCGCAAGCCCAGCCGAGCCCTGGGACcggtgccgccgccgccgccaggcTAGCTAGCAGAGCCGGCCGCCACGCCCCCGCCCGCAGGGCCGCAGCCTTCAGCCGAGCCCCGTGGGGAGACGCGGGGGGCAGCGCCAGCAGCAGCGCCCCCGCCTGGGCCGGGGGGAGCGCGCGCCGCAGCCACTCGCAGAGCCCGGGGAGGCCCCCAGGCCGCAGGGGGAACACAGGCGGCGGTGCCTCCTCCAGCACCTCCCACGTTTCATCCTCCGGGCTCAGTGCGGCCGCGCGCTCTGAGTCCCCGCTGCCCGATTTCTTCCCGCCGCCGCCAACACGCGTCAAACTCTCACTGCCTTTCTCTGAACCTTCCCCGCCTTCTGCTTTCTCGGATTCTTCCCCGCTACCTTTCTGCAACCCGGTGCCACGTTTCTCCCTTCCCTCACTGTATGCACTCTTCAACCCTTCTCCGCCTGCGTTCTCCAAGCTCTCGGAGCCGgccttctctgccttttcctcttcctccaggtACTCTGGATCCTCGCCCTCACCATCTGTTCGCACGCAGACCAAAGGCGCATCTGGCAGCAGGAAGGCCCGAACCTGAGCCCAGTCCTCCTCAGTGGGGGCCCCCGTGGTGACGAGGATGAGAGCATCGTAGTGGGTCGGATGGGGGGCGGCAGCAGTGCCCGCGGAGCCCAGAGGCACGTTCCAGAGCACCACGTTGGGACGCTCTGGGGCCGGGTAAGGCGTGGGCCCCGGGGGCGTGAAAACAGGCTCGTCCTCTGGGTCACTGGGATCCAACCCGAGCAGCATGTTCAGCACAAGGCTGACATCAGTCTTGCCCGCCACAGCCAGGTCCAGCCGTGCGCTGCCCAGCCGCTCCAGGCCAGCGCGGACCCACGACAGCGCCGCCTCCAGGCCACCGGTCTCAAAGGCCTCACGCACAGCCTCCAGCTCGGCGGCACCCAGGACCTCGAAGCCATCCTGAACCGGTGGAAGGAGCCTGAGGGAACAGGAAAAGGGAGGGTAAAGGGCAGAAGAGGGTTTAAACACTAGAGGGTTGTGCTACAGGCACGACTAGGTTAGGATGATAAAGAAAATTTCCCGAATGATCCCAGACGGAAGGAGgatcaggagagggaggggccagaCTACTGGTATAGCATACAGAAACCAGGGCTTAAAATCGGACGGGGCGTGTTGGTTGAGGTCAGGTTTCCAACAAAGCCTAAAAGTGGGTACCTGCTAAATACTCTCTGGGATTCAGTCTTTGGAGGGGTGGGGCTTTCCCAAGGGACCTGCAGGGTTAAGAAAGGCCAAGCAAAACTCCCAGAAGGTCGGGCTCAGGTAAAGACAGACTTGCAACTGAAGGTCAAGCACCTCCTGACCGGAGCAAGGTCACCCAGGGAACTCTTTACTGAGACAAGGCGTAAGGAGTGGAATTAGGGCCAATGAAGGGGAAAAGTCTCACCTACCAGTGCTTACCAAGGAAGGAGATGTGGctagaagaaaaaagatgcaTACTGAGCCTCATCTGACTTCTATGAAATAGGTGGCCAGGGGCTCGGGGAAATAACGCAGGAGGTAGCCAGCAAATGGGCAGAGAAATGAGATGGGATTAGAGAAAGGAAGTGGGGGAGTAAACTCAGAAATAATAAGGCTTTCCGAAGGTGTGGCTTTACAATGACTGGTGTAGCTGGAGAACAAAGAAGATGTGTGAATCTTAGGGTAAAATCTTTGCGGGCATCACAAGCTTTTGCGCTGAGTGAGCCCTCCTTCAAACTTTTGCCGGGAGCCAGTATTTGGGCGTTAGACTCTGGCCTCTCCTACGATCCACACTGGGGCAAGGCTTTTGATCTCAGAACGCTGGCAGGAGGCTGAAGCTGGAGGACCGGTCGGAACCTATAGCTGACCCTTGAGAGGGACAGGGCCtagaagtggggagagggtccGGCACTGAGCTTGGGCTTGGGGTGGAGCCTCGATGACCTCAAACACTGCGCTGAGGGGTGGGACCTGGACAAGAGAGCAGGGTCCCCAGCAGCTATCCTGTCCATGGGGCTGGGGGGTCTCGCGGATCTCAACATTTTCTGCGTACGAAGTCTAAAGGATCAGGCCTCCAACCCTCCTCTCTTACCTTTGCAGCACCTCCGCCTGGCTCCGCAGCGCCACCCGCAGGCGCTCCAATTCCTTGCAGCCATCTCTGCTGCTGCATTCAGCCGGCAGCACGAAGAGAGTTGCGGCCTCCAACCCTGTGCTGTTCAGCAGGGCCGTTGTCCGATCCCGAGCCTGGGCTTCATTTTCCGAATCTCCAGGGCGGAGGTTCCGTACAGCCAGCAGCGGGGTCCCTCGGGCCAGAGCGGCCCGCGCTGCCTCTCCCAGCGCTGGGGCCAAGGGTTCCCCGTTCCCCTCGGGGCCGGGCAGCACCAATACTAGCACATTGGCCTCTGCCGCCCAGGGCCCTGGCTCCGCGGGCGGACAGCTCAGCTCTCCCAGGAAGAGGCCAGGGCCCGCAGCTCGCAGGCTGGGGATCCCGGAGTCCGGCCGTCCCTCGGGAATCTCTATCGTCTCCACATTCCCGTCGCAAAGCGCTGCGATCAGCGCGGACTTGCCACAACCCGGAGGCCCGAGGAACAAGGCGGTCACGTCACCCCGTGGCGGCGGCATACCTGGAAAGCAAGGGGGGTGGGGCACACCCGGGTCAGGGAGCGCTGAGCCTTTTTCTTTCCTAGTCATCCAGTTCTGGTCAAAGACTTCAGCCCTtcaccccatccccttcccttcttGGATGTCATTCCCAGGGAAAAGTCCGGCACCCACGCCCTACCTATTCCCCAGGGATTCGCGCGTTTTGTCCGTCCTCTTTCTGgatacatttttctctgtttcaaaATCTCAGAAATCTGgcctccagccccttcctccccagggacATGGATGTTTTTATCCCCCAACCCTCCCTTCCAAATCACTAACCGAGCAAACCGCCGGCACAACCGAAGAGCACAGTTGGCGGCGACAGATCCTCCGCTGAGAAGCCTCGCCCCTCGGGTCGGACGGACGGAGGCCGGAGAGGTTAGAGGGCCGGGATTTGGGGACGTCCGGACACGTTCCCGGGGCTCTAACCTGACGTCACTCTTTTAAGGAGGGGGTGTGTCTTGGAAGCGTGTCCTCCGGGCTACAGCCCTTCACTGCGCCTGCGCAGAACCCTCGACGTAGTCCCACTCCTCAGCTCCCGCTGCGGCCGGGCTCGGAACAATGAGGGAGTCAAAGCGCCTGCGCGCCAGGACGGTCAAGCCACAGCTGCGCCAGAAGCTGAGGTCTGTAAGGCACGGGCGGCAGGAGACGTCATCATAACGCACCCCCGGGCAGAGAAGGACCCCTACCGTTACTCTGAGGGCCCGGTTGGCGCGACTGCATCACTGCCGGATAGCATCCCGGGCCTGGGCTTCGAGAGGCTCATCAGGCGAAAGGGCGTGGAAGCAAGCCACTGGGACCTTGAGACTCGGTGGACCCTACCCCGCTTCCCTCCGAGTGGCGGCGCTATCACGAGCGACTGACAGGCGCAACGAAAGGCAGCCCTCCGTCGTCTGGAGAAAAGCGGAGGCCTGGGCTCCCCGCCTCGGGAGGAGGGAACCGAGGGCAGTGCTTGGGGCAGCGGGACTGAGAGGCTCAAGGCGCACATGGGAGGCGGGGGCCCTGGGTGGAACGAGGGTTACAGGATGTCAGAGAAAGATGCCTCCCGGGAAGAGGCGGGCTAAAGTCTGGATACCACCACCGACCTTAAGACACGTGGGAGACGGGGGTGAGGCTGGTGTCAAAGCTCAAGGGTTCCGTGCCCCGAGTTCAGGGAGGTAGTTTGATGTAGGAGACCACAGGTCTCAATCAGGTGAGAAGGCTCTAAGGGGTGTCACCTATCTAGGGAGTCGAATCTTTAGGGAGGGTCGAAGCTTCCCTAGGGAACAGCTCCATCGGGTTAGAGTTCAAGAGGATGGCATCTTATGGGGGCAAGGAGAGCCTGTCAGAGGTCACGGGATTAGCGGGCCCTGTAATGCTGTCAATAGATGAGCGACTTCACTCGATTTACTATTCTGTCCTGCGTGCTACTGTCTTGACCAGAGGGATCCCAGTCACTATGGAGGACCCGCGTCCTGAAGGGAACATGGAGCCCCAGGATTCGTCTAAGGAGAGAAGTCCCCGCAGTCCAGGAGGCGACATCTGTGAGTGCTGCTGGCCAGAGGGTGGGGTGCTGGAGCTGACGCTAGCTCTAAGGATATCTACAGCATTTCAGTGTCCCAGGCTTTACAAGGACTTGCCTGCGGGAAGGGACTGTGATAAATGGCTTCTAAGCTGCCCTACCAGGAACTGCCACTCTCCACCCTTACCCTTACTCTGCTCAGATGTACTCACCCTGCTCTGTCCATGTCAGTTCGAGTGGGCCACAGTTCACAGGAACAGAGTGGCATCCAGAGAGGCTTGGGGTGGGAGATGTGAATGGGAAAGGTTGGGCACTATGAGGAGCCCTAAGGTTCCAGTTCCAACTCTACCCCAGCCTTTCAGTGCGACTTGGGCTTGGGTTACTCCGTCGAAAGAGGGTGCCACTACTCAGGTGACGTGGCTGTACTGGGGATTAgtggcagggaaagggaaggtCAGTTGTTAACAAAGGTAGCCAGTTTTACATACCACGATAGCCACAGTCTCTACTGAATGCTTATGATGCTTGTGGGCGCTTTGTAGGAGTGCAGCCTTCCTTATCTCAGTCCTCCTGGCAGTCCCTAGGAAATTCCCTCAGGTAATGCTATCCAGCAGATGCTATCA
This region includes:
- the IRGQ gene encoding immunity-related GTPase family Q protein isoform X2, which gives rise to MPPPRGDVTALFLGPPGCGKSALIAALCDGNVETIEIPEGRPDSGIPSLRAAGPGLFLGELSCPPAEPGPWAAEANVLVLVLPGPEGNGEPLAPALGEAARAALARGTPLLAVRNLRPGDSENEAQARDRTTALLNSTGLEAATLFVLPAECSSRDGCKELERLRVALRSQAEVLQRLLPPVQDGFEVLGAAELEAVREAFETGGLEAALSWVRAGLERLGSARLDLAVAGKTDVSLVLNMLLGLDPSDPEDEPVFTPPGPTPYPAPERPNVVLWNVPLGSAGTAAAPHPTHYDALILVTTGAPTEEDWAQVRAFLLPDAPLVCVRTDGEGEDPEYLEEEEKAEKAGSESLENAGGEGLKSAYSEGREKRGTGLQKGSGEESEKAEGGEGSEKGSESLTRVGGGGKKSGSGDSERAAALSPEDETWEVLEEAPPPVFPLRPGGLPGLCEWLRRALPPAQAGALLLALPPASPHGARLKAAALRAGAWRPALLASLAAAAAPVPGLGWACDVALLRGQLAEWRRALGLEPAALARRERALGLTPGELAERTRFPGPVTRAEVEARLGAWAGEGTAGGAALGALSFLWPAGGAAATGGLGYRAAHGVLLQALNEMQADAEAVLAPHGPAQ
- the IRGQ gene encoding immunity-related GTPase family Q protein isoform X1, producing MYPERGRTKRANPWGIGMPPPRGDVTALFLGPPGCGKSALIAALCDGNVETIEIPEGRPDSGIPSLRAAGPGLFLGELSCPPAEPGPWAAEANVLVLVLPGPEGNGEPLAPALGEAARAALARGTPLLAVRNLRPGDSENEAQARDRTTALLNSTGLEAATLFVLPAECSSRDGCKELERLRVALRSQAEVLQRLLPPVQDGFEVLGAAELEAVREAFETGGLEAALSWVRAGLERLGSARLDLAVAGKTDVSLVLNMLLGLDPSDPEDEPVFTPPGPTPYPAPERPNVVLWNVPLGSAGTAAAPHPTHYDALILVTTGAPTEEDWAQVRAFLLPDAPLVCVRTDGEGEDPEYLEEEEKAEKAGSESLENAGGEGLKSAYSEGREKRGTGLQKGSGEESEKAEGGEGSEKGSESLTRVGGGGKKSGSGDSERAAALSPEDETWEVLEEAPPPVFPLRPGGLPGLCEWLRRALPPAQAGALLLALPPASPHGARLKAAALRAGAWRPALLASLAAAAAPVPGLGWACDVALLRGQLAEWRRALGLEPAALARRERALGLTPGELAERTRFPGPVTRAEVEARLGAWAGEGTAGGAALGALSFLWPAGGAAATGGLGYRAAHGVLLQALNEMQADAEAVLAPHGPAQ